ACCCCAGAAGAACACAAAACTTTCGCTTGTCTCAAAAATATTCAGCGAAAGAAATTCTTATGAATAATAAGGAGGAACTAGTGAACCATTTAATTAATGTATGGAAAAGACTAAGACTGCGCCAGATTTTAACTGTATTTCTTGCTGGTCTATTGTTAATAGTTAGTACCGCATGTACTCAGGCTAATGCTCAAGGAGCTAATCCAAAAAACCCTGCCGTACAAGCTGGTGGAGCTAACAATCCTTATAAGAATGGTGGAGACGGATACGTTAATTCTCAGTTTTCTACCGACCCCAAAATTACTAACCCTGGCAGTAGAAAAAACCGCGATCAAGCAAACTTACCCAGCAATTCAAACGTATTGATTGCTGTGAATAGTAACAGAGATTCAGAAATCCTCTACCCAGGTGCAGAAACCCCAGCCGGGAGAATCGAGAAAGAAAACGAACTTCCCATCATTAGAGAAGAAGACTTCCAAAAGCCTGAACCCGGTGGTTTGATTCAACGTGAACCAAATGTAGGAACTCGGATTAAAGAGCGTCTGGAGACTGTAACAGAAAACGTTAAAGAAGCTTCTAAGTTCATCCCTGAAAAAGCCGATGAAGCCAGCGCTAGACCAGAATTACAAAAGAATCCTGCTGTTGGTAGATAGGTTTTTGTAGCTTCATTAAAAGTTTCATCGCGTAACAAAAAACAAGGAGTAGCATTATGAAAAAAGTCATTAATTGGCTAAAAAATCTTCGTCCTGTGAAGATTGTCTCAGTCTTTGCATTAGGATTCATCCTATTGTTCACCCAAGCTTGTTCAGGAGCAACTGCTGCACAACCACCACAGCAAAAAGCTGAATCAGCATATATTCAAAGAAACGACCCCACCAAAGAATATCCCCTCAATGCCCCTAGAGGTGGAATGAACAACTTTAGCGATGTAGATCCTAGAGGCGAAGCAGGCGAAAAAACCGCCGAAACCAGAGCTAAAGCTTTGCGTGACAACTCTAAAAGAAATATTGACGAAAAAGGTATCGACAGCACAGAACAATATAGTCGCAATTACCGCCAAGGTACACCTTTGCCAGAGAGAGTCAAAAACTTAG
Above is a genomic segment from Nostoc sp. MS1 containing:
- a CDS encoding DUF6658 family protein — encoded protein: MNHLINVWKRLRLRQILTVFLAGLLLIVSTACTQANAQGANPKNPAVQAGGANNPYKNGGDGYVNSQFSTDPKITNPGSRKNRDQANLPSNSNVLIAVNSNRDSEILYPGAETPAGRIEKENELPIIREEDFQKPEPGGLIQREPNVGTRIKERLETVTENVKEASKFIPEKADEASARPELQKNPAVGR